agaaaaaaaacaaaaaaagaaaccaaacataAGAAAGTGACAACTAAGTTAGAAAATACATGGAGTGCCATATATGCCCACTACCACAATTCTTGCTACTTACTGTATTTAATGAACATTTTTCTGATGAATAACAGAGAACTAGGTTAATGAGCATTTATCTGATGAATAATAGAGAATTAGGCTAAAGGACTGATATTCAAAACCTTATCACTCTATGGAAAAGGATCACATCACATGGCGCAGCTTACAGAAATTGAGTGCATATGATTCATGTGTACATCATTTTTTCCTGATGCTACATGTTGATATCCAACTTCCAAAGTACAGGCAATAACTTACCAAATGCCTACAAAAAAATATCTAATAGAAGGCATGCaattttctaaatttctaataATAATTAGTTTATGTGCTTCAGCAATTAAAGAacagataaaaataaataaacatgggTGATTCTATGAAGGGAAGGAAAAAAACCTGGTGTCCAAATGAAGCGCACAGTGAAAACGAAGAAGAACTTGATCATAAGAGAAATTAGGTAAGGAAGCATGAATACACTAACTCCAACTGTTTCCCATCTGAACGGTTTCGGTTTGTCTTCTTCGGTGTTTTCTGAATTCGCAGTTGGGTTTTCTTCGTCTCTGTAGGGACCTTCAAATCTTTCAACCAGGTCCTCTTTGTCTCCATTGGTGCCTTCCAAGCCACGTTGAGCATTGCGTTCTTTTGTGTGGTTGTCAAGCTCATATGCAGAATTTATGTCCACATTAATCACTGTATATTTCATCTCAGCCACATTCAAAACATATGAGCGTATGGcaaattatttataaaaattgTTATAGCGCAGGTTTTAGGAAAAACTAACACGAATAGATGAGGTGTTGCCAGAATGTATGCTTGGCTCCACTAGCAAACGCAAACGGCCTTTCGGCCATGTAATTGATTGCACTTGTACGTACTTTCTTTGTCGGATCGATAACCAATTCTGGAAACCGCTGGACAAGAGACGACGCAATATCTACAAATAACGAGTTTGAATATGTTAGACAGAATGTAATGTACTTATGTTTCAGTGGCTTCAAGTATTTTCAGTAATCCGTCTACAGTAAGTAAATATTTGTATATCTTATTACTTCTTCCTATATTTCAGAATTTAGCAGACAACTCTCCCTAGAAATGAACTGCACGTTTCAATCTCCAAAGGTATAAAGTATTTATACACATACCGTAGAAACCAGCATCAATCATGCCACACAATAGAGAATCGCCTTGGTTACCAGAGAAAGGACTTGGGTGTTCGTGTCTGGTTACTGAATAAAGATACTCAACTGTCTCTCTTTGTCCAGCTGTAACTGATATTAGAGCACTATTAAGTGGTACCCTTCCTGCTCCGTTTACTATCTGAGTCAATTTGAGGTTTTTGTTTACTATTAGCTCAGCGGCCTTAGCACGTCCAAATACGGCAGCATAATGAAGAGCTGTACTACCATCATCTCCTGTTCTATATTCTAGCATCTCTGGGGGAATGAGTTTCAGAATCTCCTCTATAAATATCAGATTTGCGTCAGCTATAGCTACGTGCAACACTGTTTCTGCATCAGTGGTAATGACTTTTGTAATCGCTTCTGGATTCTTCTCCAAAAGTTTACTAGCCACTTCCCAGTTACCCTTTATTGCTGCGTGGTATAgctcttcatatccatccaagaCATCTTTACTCGTTATCTGACAGACATCTTCAGCTTAAACATACAGGAGCAACACATCAGTAACAtatcaaaaattaacaaaataaatcaaaatctaTTCAAATAtatcattttcttttctctctgtaCCATCATTATGATCATCAGGTATCACATCGCTAATCTCCTGATTATCACTCCCTGTTGGTGGCCTTTTCAAGTTTGTAGCTAAATTATCTGTAGCATTGATATTATCTTCTTCCGGTGTCAGTAATGTTGATGACATCAACGCTGAAGCTACAAATTTAAGCACCAAATTGAAGAACACATGAATGAGATGTTGGATATAGATATCACATAATTGGAACACAGCAATACAGGGGATAATCTAGAGAAATTAACCAAAAATTTTCTATATACATACACGAATAAATACAAACCTCGCTGATGAAGTGGATTAATTGATGATGACGGGTTTGTGGCCAATTTAtgtttttcttcatcatttttgtACCCAATACAAGTAGTTATTCTAGTGTTGCTCACGATTTGTGAAAGTTGAAGTTGTGTATTTAATTGCGATTCTACGAGTACTTTAAGTAACGCTTCAACCCGAGCAAGAGATTCAACTTGCTGAACACCTAATGACATCATTTCCCGATGAAATCGACTATATTGATCATCGCCTACTAATTCTCCAGCAGCATCCATGGCAGTATGTGATTTAACTTAGAGAAATGAGATTCAGGTGTGGTATAGGGGTGCCTAATCCTTAATAGCAATTATCAATTCAATAAATCCTACATCTAATCTGAGCAGCCAGGTATTAAATGCTTAAAATATAACAAAACTGCCAGAAAAGGGCCCCACCAGAGTATATTATCTCCTATCTCAATAATGTTCACTAGGCTCCATCACCAACAGCAAAAAGGCACCTGAGATAAATATTAAATAGAACACATCAGCAGATCCAGATAATAATATGGGTAGTAATATGGAGCAGAAACACCAAATACCCAagagaaaagaaacaacacaagaCCAGATTGGCATTCACCCACGTGGGTCCAATGATATCACAGATGCCCAAAAAGGCCAACACTAAAATGTTGCCAAAGCCCAGATAATAGCAGTGGAGAATTAGAACAAGTTACATAACTGATGCAGGGGGATATTATGGTCACTTTTAGGGTGTTTTCTATTTAGGAATACTTTTGGTAGTTTATTTCTTCAGGAAGGGCGTTTCTGTAGTATAAATAGGCTGCTAGGCCTTCTAATAAGAGAGTATTATTATATTTTCCTACGATTTATAATCTATTGATTATAGAAAAGTTTAGGTTTTAATCTAAAGCTCAATTCATCTGTGTTCTATTGTTTTGGTTTCGCGTTCTATTCGTTTGTCTTTGTTTACAGCCGTAGTTTACTGTTTTTGATTTCTAGTATCTCATCAATAAAAGAATCAGACTTGGTCTCTTCAGACTCTATCAATAGAAAATGGAGAAGAGAAGCTAAGAAGAAATCAACCTCCATCTCTGATCAAGCTAACAAGGATGCTTTAGCAGGTAAGAAAGAGTTCTCCTATATGAAATTGACAATGATTATCAGAAATGGAAAAGCAACAGTGAATAGAATGGAAACCCCGGGGCGCGGTGGCTGCACAAAACCATCCACAAAACTCAATGTTGATCTACACCGGAAACAGTCGAGGCTTGGGGAAGAACTCGACAGTCCTTTGTCTGAGGCATGTAATCACGCAATTACGTTCTTAACCGAAACTAAATTATCAAGTCTAAAATTTCAAAGACTTTTTGCCTCTCTCGGGCATGGAAAAGTACTTACCTTCAATTAGCAGCAGTGATGGTGTGGTTTACTTTCAAAATAACTCGGCTCTTTCTTCCTCCGTGGAACTTGCTGTGTGTATATGGGCATCTCAGCATGCATGATAAAAGAAACAGCTACTAGTCTGCCATTTCATCCTTCATTACTGCAATAGGCAATCAATGGTTTATGATTAATTTCTCCTCTAACAGATAATTCAAGAGAGTAAAAGTAATTATAGAGGTCTAGCCTTCACTTTTATTCAAGGGAATAAAAGTGACTAGACAGAGCACTTTGTTCTGCTGACTGGTGGCTTTTTATTCCGGATGCTGCTGAGCTACCACCAGGGTTGTTTTTACTGGTTAACATTCCAAGTATATTAGAGTCCACCTACTTAGCATGAGTAATGATTTGTTACAATTTTGCCAGGTATCAGCAGTAGTACCCGTGACCCAGTGGAAACTGCTGACTCCAATGTCCTCTAGTAGGCTATAATGAAAAcctagatttgatgaaactgaacTACCTTAACTGTACAGAGTCACTCTTCCACCAGTTCTCAAGCAGTCCAAATCCCCATGTAGGGGTGCATGACTTTAAATTTGGGTTTAACGTTACTGTGTCTGAATGCAACAACACTCAACATCAAAAGCTCAGAAGCCCAAGAGCTCGGTAAATTCAAAAAAACTACCAATCAGGAATGTCATAAAAGAAAGTGAGACTAGCTTAATAAAGGCTTAAATACCAAAAATAGACATTAACACATCGCATTTTCTGATTGGCAGCCATTACCGACCATAAAAACAGCAAATATGTCTAACGATGTGTAATTTTTGTTCTGTTTCTATCTTAGGAGGCAAGCTGTTCCCAAGCATTTAACTCCAACATTCTCTTATCTGCCTGACAATAAAACGACACTGTATGAGATTGCACAATAAGAAATATGTCTACCTTTAagcaattaaacctgcacaacttAAGCTCCGACTCCACTGTGTGATACAAAACTACAAGTCATGTGACACAATGGAATTGACTTACCACCCCATTATCCCACGAGAAGGTAAGTCCAAAAGCTTCATCCGTCTTCATTGCATACCGAATTCTTTGCAAGAATCCTTCTTGCATTCTATCGTTCAAAAAATCCTtcaacaaaaaccaaaaattgctcCATCAAATTCTAGCAACTACGGTAAAATTAAGACTGTAAAATTATAGCAAAAACCAAATTATAATTACCATATCAATTTTCAATGGACCATCTGGTCTAAATGTTTCAAACCCTTCTCCATAATCAGCCCCAATAGCCTGTTATTCCATCAAATTAAACATTTACTCATATTCCAAAAACCCAATGTAAcgttttagggtttgaaattgaACAGATTTTACctcttcttctctaaaaatcctACTGGGTGAAGGTGAAAATCCGTTTTCATCAGACCCAAACGAAGCAGCTCTGGTGATGATTCAATGACATTGTATGTTGTAATTTTTCCGATTTAATTTCTGAAAGAAAACGGAGAAATTTCAATCAGAGGAACTGAAGAAAAGAAAATCCGGAAAGTGGATTAAGAGATGAAGGATTAACGAACCAGTGATTTGTGTTAAGTTGTAGTTGGGAATTCCGGGAGTCGGAGCTTTGGAATTGGAAATGAAGAGATGATTTTTGCAGGATTCCATGGGATTTTGGAGAAAACTCCAGAGCTGAGCCACAAATCGGATTCTGTAAACAGCGAAATGAAATCCAATCGGAGATACTTCCGGGGATACAAAACAAGACACCTCAGCACTCAGCGGGCTAGTTTTCGTCTTCTGGGCCTAAGCCCTGTTAGTTTTGTCGGATTCAATTGACCCAACAGTTTGATACATGAGGTAAATCGGTAGTTTGAGTTCCAGGGTGAATTTTGATTAAACATTGTAAATATTTGGTGAtaatgcagatttagggttgcTAAGCAAATAATTTAGTAACATCGTAAATATTTGGTGATAATGCATATAATGGGTCATGGTGAAAACTTAGAGTCATACACAGATTTTGGATAACATATTAGACATTTGGCTACCAAGTTATTTccgtctttttttcttttttttttaatatcctAGACTAGTGGTCTGTAGACTAAATCCGATTCCTTAAACTGGAGTGGATTTTGATAATTACAGGGTTCGAATCTCTACTTCCGCTAAATTGGAGTGGATTTTGGCAATTACAACGTTCGAATCCCTACCTCCGCAGTGGGAgggagcatgccaaccaccaGACCACTTCGTGATTGGTTTATTTTCGGTTATCAGTGCACCACATTACCTGTGAGGAAGAATTGGACACGCGATATGAACTTGATAGGAACCCGTTATCCAGACATGTTAAACAGTCTATAAAAATCGGGAAATTGGAGCACACGATATTACGTGTGCGGGTGAATAAGTGTTACGTTCCCAACAGTGAAGCGCCAAGATGGCGCGACACTGCAGTCAGTAGTAGTCTGGATGTGGAGATACATAGTCCGACGATGTAGCGCCAACATGGCTTAGACAAAAAAGGCTACTTAGCACATGCAATACTATGCGATAGTGTTGTATATCCTTGATTCAGAGTTGGTCCAGCTCAAGGAAAGAATTAAAGATACAATGCAAGTCATCGAATGATTTAGGCATTGACCAAGTCTTGGAATAGGCCAAGTTGTGTGCATCACAATGCTAGCTATATATTGGCTCAGGCCAAGTTGAAGTACCGTGATGTTGGTCGGATTGTGGCCAAAGCCGTCAGTTACGACTGTGTGTGCATCACACGCGTGCTAGAGAAAAGGAGTTAGTGTAGTATGTGTAGGAGAAGAAGGAAATATTAATACGGAGATTGCAGGTGAtgagaaggaaagaaaaggatGAGAAAATAGAAGAACAATAGGGTTTAAAGATGAGAATAATAGAAAGCTCTGAAAAAAGTTGTTTTTAATAatcttgataataataataatatgcatTACAAGAATGTAATAAGCATGTTATATAGGCATGACAAGAACCTAAAAATAGTAAAAttctaaaagaagaaataaggaAATTCTAAAAGAAGAAGTTCTAGACTTGATAGGCAAGTAAACCAAAGTAGATGCTATGAATCAACTGTGACAGTTGACACAGCATAAAGGGATCAACTGTGACAGTTGACACAACATAAAGGGGTCAACTGTTATTGTTGATACAGACCAATTGGATCAACTGGAACAGTTGATACATTCAAAATAGGTAGATAtcctacatcagtccccccttcttgagAAAAACTCGTCTCTGAGTTGCGTGAAACAAATAATAGGTCACTATCACCATGGAAGATGAAAATCTCTTGAACATCGAACACATTAGAAATGTTTCATTCCTTGGGTAGATCAATGACATATGCATTGTTACTGATTTTCTTCATGATTTTGAAAGGGCCGTACTTTTTCATCTTAGTCTTGTTATAGGTACCAACTGGAAATATTTCCTTGTGTAGATGAATCATTACTAGCATCCTTGTATTTAGCATTAGACTCCTCAAGTTTTGTTTTAACCTCATGATGTAGTTGAGAAGCTTGCTCCAACAGATTATCAACTTTGACATTGGATTTATGTAACTTAGGAAGTACAACCAAGTCTAATACAGACCAATTGAATCAACTGGAACATTTGATACATTGAAAACAGGTAGATTTCCTACATCAGGAGTGGTTTGAGACGGTTAAAAATGAGCTTTATAACCGATTTTGGTATATTATAACCTTTCAAGACAAGTGTATCACAATCCTGCAGGCCAGCAAAAAGTTAGCGGTTAGAAAGGATTTGTTGCAGTTAGGGGAGCTGCCTATTGACAGATAGTTGTTCATAGGTTTTCAAGCAGTTACACACACTTTGGATTTGTTATTGGCGCTATAAAATAGGCCATCGAACTTCTCAAAATGTAAGTCTTTATGAGTGAAGGAA
This genomic stretch from Papaver somniferum cultivar HN1 chromosome 5, ASM357369v1, whole genome shotgun sequence harbors:
- the LOC113283745 gene encoding uncharacterized protein LOC113283745 isoform X1, translating into MDAAGELVGDDQYSRFHREMMSLGVQQVESLARVEALLKVLVESQLNTQLQLSQIVSNTRITTCIGYKNDEEKHKLATNPSSSINPLHQRASALMSSTLLTPEEDNINATDNLATNLKRPPTGSDNQEISDVIPDDHNDAEDVCQITSKDVLDGYEELYHAAIKGNWEVASKLLEKNPEAITKVITTDAETVLHVAIADANLIFIEEILKLIPPEMLEYRTGDDGSTALHYAAVFGRAKAAELIVNKNLKLTQIVNGAGRVPLNSALISVTAGQRETVEYLYSVTRHEHPSPFSGNQGDSLLCGMIDAGFYDIASSLVQRFPELVIDPTKKVRTSAINYMAERPFAFASGAKHTFWQHLIYSLINVDINSAYELDNHTKERNAQRGLEGTNGDKEDLVERFEGPYRDEENPTANSENTEEDKPKPFRWETVGVSVFMLPYLISLMIKFFFVFTVRFIWTPVTRMKELYKQLYNDKVKHIQAKYLVKRIFTSLKERMTKPGVKEFFKGSNVMKMAIRHGSVEFVELCLQLFPSLIWDKMGGEHILQMAIAERNETILTLICKVDEKEKIDLVSKSDDNGNTILHYAAKLAPSARLNSISGAYLQMQREMQWFKGVENMISEHMKFKRNKNGETAHHIFKREHKELKESGEKWLKDTSGSCMLVAALIATVAFASAFTVPGGNISDNNSSKNGFPVFLEKNSFMVFAIADALALFSSVTSVLMFLAVYTSRYAEIDFLKSLPNKLIIGLATLFISMASVLVAFGASLLIMLGEKVMWVLIPIVVFSCVPVTLFAWLQLPLFFDMIRSTYLGRLFGEHTYISSLQLNSKKED
- the LOC113283745 gene encoding uncharacterized protein LOC113283745 isoform X2 — translated: MDAAGELVGDDQYSRFHREMMSLGVQQVESLARVEALLKVLVESQLNTQLQLSQIVSNTRITTCIGYKNDEEKHKLATNPSSSINPLHQRASALMSSTLLTPEEDNINATDNLATNLKRPPTGSDNQEISDVIPDDHNDAEDVCQITSKDVLDGYEELYHAAIKGNWEVASKLLEKNPEAITKVITTDAETVLHVAIADANLIFIEEILKLIPPEMLEYRTGDDGSTALHYAAVFGRAKAAELIVNKNLKLTQIVNGAGRVPLNSALISVTAGQRETVEYLYSVTRHEHPSPFSGNQGDSLLCGMIDAGFYDIASSLVQRFPELVIDPTKKVRTSAINYMAERPFAFASGAKHTFWQHLIYSLINVDINSAYELDNHTKERNAQRGLEGTNGDKEDLVERFEGPYRDEENPTANSENTEEDKPKPFRWETVGVSVFMLPYLISLMIKFFFVFTVRFIWTPVTRMKELYKQLYNDKVKHIQAKYLVKRIFTSLKERMTKPGVKEFFKGSNVMKMAIRHGSVEFVELCLQLFPSLIWDKMGGEHILQMAIAERNETILTLICKVDEKEKIDLVSKSDDNGNTILHYAAKLAPSARLNSISGAYLQMQREMQWFKGVENMISEHMKFKRNKNGETAHHIFKREHKELKESGEKWLKDTSGSCMLVAALIATVAFASAFTVPGVYTSRYAEIDFLKSLPNKLIIGLATLFISMASVLVAFGASLLIMLGEKVMWVLIPIVVFSCVPVTLFAWLQLPLFFDMIRSTYLGRLFGEHTYISSLQLNSKKED